Below is a genomic region from Populus trichocarpa isolate Nisqually-1 chromosome 15, P.trichocarpa_v4.1, whole genome shotgun sequence.
gaatCTTTAGAACTTGTTTTAGAAGATCCAACAACTCAGCTTCTGGCTTCCCTAATCTGGTCTGGATGGAAACCAGACAGTCCAGAGCCTCCCCTGCCATACATATCAAGAAATAACATCAGCATTGCTCAGAATCCACAAACTAACTGATCAGATAGCCTAGTTAGATGATTATAAAGGGGAAAGAAGGCTTACCGACAGGAAGAGAATCTTTTCCAAATGCCTTCTCACGAATGTGCAGAACCTCTAGTGTGAGTTGCTCCGCTTCTTCATCCTGATTCAAACGGTAGAGAGTCACTGCGAGGTGCAGCATCGGGAAGGTGATGGATGAATCATCCGGTCTCACACTTTTCATCATAATCTCCAAACTTGTCCTCAACAAGCGCTCAGCCTGGACATAGTTCTTTGATTGAGAGTAGGAGGTTGCAAGATTAATAAGGTGTGTAACTGAGCTTGGATGATCTTTTCCTTTATACTTTTCAGTGATCAACAAGCATTCTTCTAGTAGCTCTCGGCCTTCGTTTCCTCTACAACAAACCATATAACAACAAAAAGGGAAATACGTTAGCCACCTTTTTGAGAAattcaatatagttttttttttggaacaacgAAATGACACAAAAATCGCTTGACAAGCTCCAGCAAAGCAAACAAAGCCCTAAAGCTTTTcagcaataaaaaacaatgaacagAAGGCCGCCACCTGCTTCTAATCCCTCCAACTCAATCATACAACATAAAAGTTAGTTTTATCTGGCTTTACCTTCCTACAACGTGAAGCAATTCAGCCAAATCTATCCTCATCCTCTCCATGATACTGTCATCTACAGCCATGTAGTCTGCATCCTTGATGACTTGAAGAGCctttctatataaattaatagctTCTTCTGCATTCCCTGCAAAACATTGGAATATGAGCAATTAAGTTGATTTAACTGATAAATTTGGAAAAGTGGCAGCAGTAGAGTTTACAAGGTTAATATTGTATTTATCAACAGCAAACTGTTGTAAAGCAGGAGGTTTAAAATCCACCATCATGGATGAATCTTTCAGTGTCTGAGAGGGTTACACGTAGTTACCTGTTGCACACTTCACATGGGCTACCGAACACAAAGCCATGCCAAATCTTCCATCATATTCACCATATGACTCCTTATATATGCTTAAAATTCTGAAGGAACAAAAAAGGAACAGCAAGGAGGTGAATAGTCATAACTTAACTTCGAAGATTAAATAAAGACACCAACAGAAAGTAAAGTAACCTATTAAAAAGACTTTCTGCATCTGTGGCTCTTCCTTCCTTGATCAAAAGATTGCCAAGACCAGATAAAGGCACTACCAAATCTTTGCTTTCAGCTCCTCTGCTAGATTCCAGAATACTTATCACACGTTGGTAGACTTCTATCGCTTTGGTAGCTTTTCCAATCGAACCCAGAATTTTTGCCATCCCCAACAATGGTGAGACAAGAAAAGCACTGCCTTTCCCTAAAAGAAAGCAATTTCATAGGACAACTGTTAAGTTTTGGGCTTGCCTCATTATTAAAGAGTTGAAGGAAATCTCAAAGGTTAATTGCAGCATTAAGAGCAGGAATAAAGCAATGTATTTTCAATGGATCAAACCATTTGAGACTCCATCAAACTTCATATCATCATTCAATGTTGATCCAGTTTTCATTTTATGATTATTGGTTGACCTCAGAGTCAATAATGTGGAACTGCTCAAAACTTGACAAACTACCATGTTATTTGGTTCATGAATATAGCCCAAACACAATTAGCATACCATGGATAAATGG
It encodes:
- the LOC7464534 gene encoding uncharacterized protein LOC7464534 isoform X2; the protein is MAVSLLHHPPLTNQRITQAFVDLNSRSLQRGITCFSICLQKQKCSIELYMIPTTTVARHWMLKTFASAGSLNAEVECQENQISSGFSTSNDFGRSKTVADSSSKPSDGVKDFERQLQELFDEVKMMIKMGNKNDAMDLLQANYEFVKEQINAGSSGIEEAATLDIIALGYMAIGDLKSVGFILNKLDEVVERLTDDEPLLDSVLIHMGSMYSALGKFEKSMLVYQRVIAILERIHGKGSAFLVSPLLGMAKILGSIGKATKAIEVYQRVISILESSRGAESKDLVVPLSGLGNLLIKEGRATDAESLFNRILSIYKESYGEYDGRFGMALCSVAHVKCATGNAEEAINLYRKALQVIKDADYMAVDDSIMERMRIDLAELLHVVGRGNEGRELLEECLLITEKYKGKDHPSSVTHLINLATSYSQSKNYVQAERLLRTSLEIMMKSVRPDDSSITFPMLHLAVTLYRLNQDEEAEQLTLEVLHIREKAFGKDSLPVGEALDCLVSIQTRLGKPEAELLDLLKQVLKIQEKEFGYESEEVMRTLKKIVFYLDKTGRKDEKFSMQKRLSVLRMKYNQMMQY
- the LOC7464534 gene encoding uncharacterized protein LOC7464534 isoform X1 translates to MAVSLLHHPPLTNQRITQAFVDLNSRSLQRGITCFSICLQKQKCSIELYMIPTTTVARHWMLKTFASAGSLNAEVECQENQISSGFSTSNDFGSRSKTVADSSSKPSDGVKDFERQLQELFDEVKMMIKMGNKNDAMDLLQANYEFVKEQINAGSSGIEEAATLDIIALGYMAIGDLKSVGFILNKLDEVVERLTDDEPLLDSVLIHMGSMYSALGKFEKSMLVYQRVIAILERIHGKGSAFLVSPLLGMAKILGSIGKATKAIEVYQRVISILESSRGAESKDLVVPLSGLGNLLIKEGRATDAESLFNRILSIYKESYGEYDGRFGMALCSVAHVKCATGNAEEAINLYRKALQVIKDADYMAVDDSIMERMRIDLAELLHVVGRGNEGRELLEECLLITEKYKGKDHPSSVTHLINLATSYSQSKNYVQAERLLRTSLEIMMKSVRPDDSSITFPMLHLAVTLYRLNQDEEAEQLTLEVLHIREKAFGKDSLPVGEALDCLVSIQTRLGKPEAELLDLLKQVLKIQEKEFGYESEEVMRTLKKIVFYLDKTGRKDEKFSMQKRLSVLRMKYNQMMQY